One stretch of Nitrospirota bacterium DNA includes these proteins:
- the aprA gene encoding adenylyl-sulfate reductase subunit alpha, whose translation MEKETCTFSYCQKPEVTEVECDLLILGGGMAGCGAAFEACRWANAKKLNVVLVDKAATDRSGAVAMGLSAINTYVGENKVADYVKYVRNDLMGIIREDLVYDLGRHVDDSVHLFEEWGLPIWKKGEDGFSMDGHEAAEKGHAMLKDGGTPCRSGKWQIMINGESYKVVVAEAAKKALESNRAATGVAENHFERVFIVKAVMDKNGKNVAAAVGFSVRENKIYSFKAKAMLCATAGAVNCFRPRSVGEGMGRTWYPVFCSGSGYAFGMQAGAEMSLMENRFVPARFKDGYGPVGAWFLFFKAKATDSYGEDYCTNKEYFDDAVARYGDYAKNLGTAIRNHLMMRAMKDGKGPILMNTHTAMKEFSERIIGQLGEKVGAKKLKHLEAEAWEDFLDMAIGQASLWAANNVEPDKVPSEIMPTEPYLLGSHAGCAGFWVSGPGDLPGTPEHYTWGYNRMSTVPGLFMAGDVVGASGHKFSSGSHAEGRMAAKAAIAYILDHADYKPDPKLSLDEIAAELYLPFEIYEKYKTYTTDPDINPNYIGPKALQLRLMKIADEYFGGCATWYMTSKTMLEAGLEKLEMLKEDCNKMAAANLHELLRCFENYHRILSVEAHARHILFREESRYPGYYYRGDFNKIDDANWKCFTNSKYNAETNTWEFKKVPYVQMFP comes from the coding sequence ATGGAAAAAGAAACCTGTACATTTTCATATTGTCAGAAGCCGGAAGTTACTGAAGTAGAATGCGATCTGCTCATTTTGGGCGGTGGTATGGCAGGATGCGGCGCGGCGTTTGAGGCATGCCGCTGGGCAAACGCAAAGAAACTGAACGTCGTTCTGGTCGATAAGGCTGCAACAGACAGAAGCGGCGCGGTCGCAATGGGTCTTTCAGCCATCAACACCTACGTCGGCGAGAATAAGGTTGCTGACTACGTAAAATACGTAAGAAACGACCTCATGGGCATCATCAGGGAAGACCTCGTATATGACCTCGGCAGGCACGTTGATGATTCAGTCCACCTTTTCGAAGAGTGGGGCCTCCCGATCTGGAAGAAGGGCGAGGACGGATTCTCGATGGATGGCCACGAGGCAGCGGAAAAAGGCCACGCGATGCTGAAAGACGGCGGAACACCCTGCCGTTCCGGCAAATGGCAGATCATGATCAACGGCGAATCCTACAAGGTTGTCGTTGCTGAAGCTGCAAAGAAGGCGCTTGAGTCCAACAGGGCTGCTACCGGTGTTGCAGAGAACCATTTTGAAAGGGTCTTCATTGTGAAGGCCGTTATGGATAAAAACGGCAAGAATGTTGCGGCAGCAGTCGGATTCAGTGTAAGGGAAAACAAGATCTATTCCTTCAAGGCAAAGGCGATGCTTTGCGCAACTGCCGGTGCGGTCAACTGCTTCAGGCCGAGGTCGGTTGGTGAAGGTATGGGAAGAACCTGGTACCCGGTGTTCTGCTCCGGTTCAGGATATGCGTTCGGCATGCAGGCAGGTGCAGAGATGTCCCTGATGGAAAACAGGTTCGTCCCTGCAAGGTTCAAGGACGGATACGGACCTGTCGGCGCATGGTTCCTCTTCTTCAAGGCAAAAGCAACCGACAGCTACGGTGAGGATTATTGCACCAATAAAGAGTATTTCGACGATGCAGTCGCAAGATATGGCGACTATGCAAAGAACCTCGGTACCGCCATCAGAAACCATCTGATGATGAGGGCCATGAAGGACGGCAAAGGCCCGATCCTCATGAATACCCATACCGCAATGAAAGAGTTCTCCGAGAGAATTATTGGCCAGCTCGGAGAAAAAGTCGGCGCAAAGAAGCTGAAACACCTTGAGGCAGAAGCATGGGAAGACTTCCTCGACATGGCGATCGGCCAGGCATCCCTCTGGGCGGCAAACAATGTCGAACCTGACAAGGTTCCCTCCGAGATCATGCCGACCGAGCCGTATCTCCTCGGTTCACATGCCGGCTGCGCAGGCTTCTGGGTCAGCGGACCTGGCGACCTTCCGGGAACACCCGAGCACTACACCTGGGGCTATAACAGGATGTCAACCGTGCCCGGCCTTTTCATGGCAGGCGACGTTGTCGGTGCATCAGGACACAAATTCTCCTCCGGCTCCCATGCAGAAGGCAGAATGGCAGCGAAGGCAGCAATCGCGTACATCCTCGACCATGCAGACTACAAGCCGGACCCGAAACTGTCCCTTGACGAGATCGCGGCTGAGCTCTATCTGCCGTTCGAGATCTATGAGAAATACAAAACCTACACCACCGATCCGGATATCAACCCCAACTACATCGGCCCGAAAGCGCTCCAGCTGAGGCTGATGAAGATCGCTGATGAGTACTTTGGTGGTTGTGCGACATGGTATATGACTTCAAAGACCATGCTCGAAGCCGGCCTCGAGAAGCTCGAGATGCTCAAAGAGGACTGCAACAAGATGGCAGCAGCAAATCTCCATGAGCTCCTGAGATGCTTCGAGAACTATCACAGGATCCTGTCTGTTGAGGCACATGCACGGCATATCCTCTTCAGAGAAGAGTCAAGATATCCTGGCTACTACTACAGAGGCGACTTCAACAAGATCGATGACGCCAACTGGAAGTGCTTCACAAACTCCAAATACAATGCAGAGACAAATACCTGGGAGTTCAAGAAAGTACCGTACGTACAGATGTTTCCATAA
- the aprB gene encoding adenylyl-sulfate reductase subunit beta: MPSFVITEKCDGCKAGDKTACQYICPHDLMILDRDKMKAFNQEPEQCWECFNCVKICPQQAVEVRGYSDFVPLGSQTVPMRGTDSIMWTIKFRSGLTKRFKFPIRTTVEGSVDPYAGKPEPDFATIKQPGLFTKPARTE, from the coding sequence ATGCCAAGTTTTGTAATTACTGAAAAGTGTGATGGTTGTAAGGCAGGGGATAAGACCGCTTGCCAGTACATCTGTCCTCACGATCTCATGATCCTTGATAGGGACAAGATGAAGGCTTTCAATCAGGAGCCTGAGCAGTGCTGGGAGTGCTTCAACTGCGTAAAAATCTGCCCTCAGCAGGCCGTGGAAGTGAGAGGTTACTCAGACTTTGTTCCCCTCGGATCCCAGACCGTTCCGATGAGAGGCACCGATTCCATTATGTGGACGATCAAATTCAGAAGCGGGCTTACCAAGAGATTCAAGTTCCCGATCAGAACCACGGTTGAAGGTTCAGTCGATCCGTATGCCGGAAAACCCGAGCCTGATTTCGCAACCATTAAGCAGCCTGGCTTATTTACCAAGCCTGCAAGAACTGAATAA